A genomic window from Punica granatum isolate Tunisia-2019 chromosome 2, ASM765513v2, whole genome shotgun sequence includes:
- the LOC116194435 gene encoding phosphoglucan, water dikinase, chloroplastic, with the protein MSSLRGLNCSADFTQNLRERRLDFLSSTSAKVPLLEPRICFPARDPLRLNRQNSSLRKPRTVVEAVSSTDIREKDKREKKMKSKSGHDKVQLSIRLDHQVEFGENVAILGSTKELGSWKKNVRMNWTENGWVCDLELKGGETAEYKFIIIRKDKSLAWELGDNRVVKLPKRGHYAMVCNWDQTREAVELIPLDLKEDEDLVLDEGENGASAPENGAGLAEVETSPFVEQWQGKAASFMRSNEHGNKGSHIKWDTSGLEGLALKLVEGDRSGRNWWRKLEIVRELIVESPESGDRLEALVYSSIYLKWINTGQIPCFEDGGHRRPNRHAEISRLIFRELERIACRKDASPKEILVIRRIHPCLPSFKTEFTASVPLTRIRDIAHRNDIPHDLKQEIKHTIQNKLHRNAGPEDLVATEAMLARITKNPGEYSEAFVEQFKIFHYELKDFFNAGSLAEQLESIKESLDERALSALALFLESKESLDSSGSQDISESKGINLLIRTMHALNALREMITKGLESGLRNDAPDAAIAMRQKWRLCEIGLEDYSFVLLSRYLNALEAMGGAHWLAETVESEKISSWNNPLDALVVGIRQLGLSGWQPEECDAIANELAVWKNKGLSEKEGGEDGKMIWGLRIKATLDRARRLTEEYSEALLQIFPEKVQLLGKAFGIPENSIRTYAEAEIRAGVVFQVSKLCTLLLKAVRSTINSQGWDVLVPGAAGGTLVQVETIAPGSISSSVDGPLILMVKRADGDEEVTAAGKNIAGVVLLQELPHLSHLGVRARQERVVFVTCEADDMIDDIQKLVGKFVRLEASSTGVQIFPSLPESHNTGREDLLGNGASPAGASGPYDPSLPPTRKPGLIKDTSSGGVLMLAEAETQTSGAKAAACGRLASLAAASDKVYSEEGVPASFKVPSGAVIPFGSMELALERSSSMHTFLSLLDELENAKLEDGQLDALCLRLQELISALNSPKEIIESISRIFPGNARLIVRSSANVEDLAGMSAAGLYESIPNVGPSNPAVLGNSISRVWASLYTRRAVLSRRSARVPQKEAHMAILVQEMLSPDLSFVLHTLSPTDHDPKKVEAEIAPGLGETLASGTRGTPWRLSSGKFDGLVKTLAFANFSEEMLVLGAGPADGEVIHLTVDYSKKPLTVDPVFRRQLGQRLGAVGFFLERKFGGPQDVEGCVVGNDIFIVQSRPQPH; encoded by the exons ATGAGTTCTCTACGGGGCTTGAATTGCTCTGCCGATTTCACGCAGAACCTCAGGGAACGGAGGCTCGACTTCCTCTCTTCAACCTCTGCCAAAGTTCCGCTGCTCGAGCCGAGGATTTGTTTTCCCGCGCGCGATCCTTTGCGTCTCAATCGTCAGAATAGCAGCTTAAGGAAGCCGCGCACTGTAGTTGAAGCTGTTTCCTCCACTGACATTAG agaaaaagataagagagagaagaaaatgaagtCAAAGTCTGGACATGACAAGGTGCAACTCAGCATTAGGTTGGATCATCAAGTTGAATTCGGGGAAAATGTGGCTATCTTGGGGTCCACAAAGGAATTGGGATCATGGAAGAAGAACGTGCGGATGAACTGGACGGAGAATGGATGGGTTTGTGACTTGGAACTAAAAGGGGGTGAAACTGCAGAGTATAAGTTTATAATTATAAGGAAGGACAAGAGCCTTGCATGGGAATTGGGTGACAATCGGGTTGTGAAGCTGCCCAAAAGAGGACAttatgccatggtctgtaaCTGGGATCAGACTAGAGAAGCTGTGGAGCTGATACCTTTGGACCTCAAAGAGGATGAGGATCTGGTACTAGATGAAGGGGAGAATGGTGCTTCTGCCCCTGAAAATGGTGCTGGTCTTGCAGAGGTGGAGACCAGTCCTTTTGTTGAACAGTGGCAAGGAAAGGCTGCCTCCTTTATGCGCTCTAATGAGCATGGTAATAAGGGATCGCATATCAAATGGGACACCTCAGGTCTTGAAGGATTGGCTTTGAAGTTGGTTGAAGGTGATCGCAGTGGAAGAAACTGGTGGCGTAAG CTTGAAATTGTTCGTGAGCTAATTGTTGAAAGTCCTGAAAGTGGAGATCGTTTGGAGGCTCTCGTCTATTCATCCATCTATCTAAAG TGGATAAACACAGGACAAATACCTTGTTTTGAAGATGGTGGTCACAGGCGACCTAACAGGCATGCAGAGATTTCCAGGCTTATCTTTCGTGAGCTGGAGAGAATCGCCTGTAGAAAAGATGCTTCACCTAAG GAAATACTCGTCATCCGCAGAATCCATCCATGCTTGCCATCCTTCAAAACAGAATTCACTGCATCTGTTCCTCTAACTCGCATAAGAGACATTGCTCATCGGAATGATATCCCTCATGACCTCAAG CAAGAGATCAAGCATACAATCCAAAACAAGCTTCATCGGAATGCTGGCCCCGAAGATTTGGTTGCCACTGAAGCAATGCTCGCAAGAATTACCAAGAACCCTGGAGAATATAGTGAAGCATTTGTTGAACAATTCAAGATATTTCATTATGAACTCAAAGACTTCTTCAATGCTGGAAG CCTTGCTGAGCAGCTTGAATCAATCAAAGAATCCTTAGACGAGCGTGCATTATCAGCTCTTGCACTGTTTCTGGAAAGCAAGGAG AGTTTGGATTCAAGTGGGTCACAAGATATTTCAGAAAGCAAGGGCATCAACCTCTTGATCCGAACCATGCATGCTTTGAATGCTCTGAGGGAAATGATCACAAAAGGTCTTGAAAGCGGTCTTCGAAATGATGCCCCTGATGCTGCAATTGCAATGCGCCAAAAG TGGCGTCTCTGTGAGATTGGTCTTGAGGACTATTCCTTTGTTCTCCTAAGCAG ATATCTTAATGCGCTTGAGGCAATGGGAGGGGCCCATTGGCTTGCTGAGACTGTAGAATCAGAAAAGATAAGCTCTTGGAACAATCCGCTTGATGCCCTTGTGGTTGGCATTCGCCAATTAGGATTATCAGGTTGGCAACCTGAAGAATGTGATGCTATTGCTAATGAGCTTGCTGTTTGGAAGAACAAGGGACTTTCTGAGAAGGAAG GTGGTGAAGATGGCAAGATGATCTGGGGATTGAGGATTAAAGCTACCCTTGATAGAGCTAGGAGGCTTACTGAGGAGTATTCTGAGGCACTTCTTCAAATATTTCCTGAGAAAGTTCAG TTGCTTGGAAAAGCTTTCGGGATTCCTGAGAACAGCATAAGGACATATGCAGAAGCTGAGATTCGTGCTGG TGTTGTCTTTCAGGTTTCCAAACTTTGCACCCTTCTCTTGAAAGCTGTTAGAAGCACCATAAATTCTCAAGGTTGGGATGTTCTTGTTCCAGGGGCTGCTGGGGGAACACTGGTTCAG GTCGAGACGATTGCACCTGGGTCAATTTCATCATCTGTAGATGGGCCTCTTATTCTCATGGTCAAGAGAGCTGATGGAGATGAAGAG GTAACAGCTGCAGGGAAAAACATAGCGGGAGTCGTACTCCTGCAAGAGCTCCCTCACTTGTCTCATCTTGGAGTCAGGGCCCGTCAA GAGAGAGTTGTCTTTGTGACCTGTGAAGCTGATGATATGATTGATGACATACAGAAGCTCGTTGGAAAATTTGTGAG GCTCGAAGCATCCTCAACAGGTGTTCAAATATTTCCTTCATTGCCTGAAAGCCATAATACTGGTAGAGAGGACCTTCTGGGTAATGGTGCGTCGCCAGCTGGAGCAAGTGGACCATATGATCCTTCTTTGCCTCCTACCAGGAAGCCTGGCTTGATTAAG GATACATCTAGTGGGGGAGTTCTAATGCTTGCAGAGGCAGAGACACAAACATCTGGTGCTAAAGCTGCTGCATGTGGTCGTTTAGCATCTTTGGCTGCTGCTTCTGATAAAG TCTATAGTGAGGAAGGAGTGCCTGCTTCTTTTAAGGTACCATCAGGTGCAGTGATACCTTTTGGCTCCATGGAATTGGCTTTAGAGCGGAGCAGCTCAATGCACACATTCCTCTCCCTTTTGGATGAGCTAGAAAATGCCAAACTCGAGGATGGACAACTGGACGCTCTCTGTCTTCGACTTCAAGAACTTATAAGTGCCCTGAATTCCCCAAAAGAAATCATCGAAAGCATCAGCAGAATATTTCCGGGAAATGCCCGACTAATTGTTCGCTCGAGTGCAAACGTCGAGGACTTGGCAGGGATGTCTGCAGCAGGACTGTACGAGTCAATCCCCAATGTGGGGCCCTCCAACCCTGCAGTCCTTGGGAATTCAATCAGTAGGGTGTGGGCCTCCCTCTACACGAGGAGGGCAGTCTTGAGCCGACGGTCTGCTAGGGTGCCTCAGAAGGAGGCTCACATGGCAATTCTGGTCCAAGAGATGCTCTCGCCGGACCTATCATTCGTCCTCCACACGCTTAGCCCAACTGATCATGATCCCAAGAAGGTTGAGGCCGAGATCGCCCCAGGACTCGGGGAAACTCTGGCCTCTGGCACCCGGGGCACGCCGTGGCGCCTATCATCCGGGAAGTTCGACGGACTCGTGAAGACACTAGCATTTGCGAACTTCAGTGAGGAGATGCTAGTGCTCGGGGCAGGCCCTGCCGATGGCGAGGTTATCCACCTGACCGTGGACTACAGCAAGAAGCCACTGACGGTTGACCCTGTGTTCAGGAGGCAGCTGGGGCAGAGGCTGGGTGCTGTCGGGTTCTTCTTGGAGAGGAAATTTGGGGGACCGCAGGATGTGGAAGGTTGTGTGGTCGGGAACGATATTTTCATTGTTCAAAGCCGGCCACAGCCCCACTGA